Proteins co-encoded in one Listeria ivanovii subsp. ivanovii genomic window:
- the ruvB gene encoding Holliday junction branch migration DNA helicase RuvB: MDERIISSETVDSEEVSFETSLRPQTLSQYIGQDKVKNNLTVFIEAATLRNEALDHVLLYGPPGLGKTTLAMVIASEMGSQIKTTSGPAIERPGDLATILTSLEPGDVLFIDEIHRLSRVIEEVLYPAMEDYCLDIVIGTGPTARSVRLDLPPFTLIGATTRAGLLSAPLRDRFGVIDHLEFYTEEQLTEIVLRTANILDTKIDDLGAREIARRSRGTPRIANRLLKRVRDFAQVRGNGTVTEILAKEALTLLQVDPRGLDTIDQKLLHTIIQSFRGGPVGLDTIAASIGEERETIEDMQEPYLLQIGFLQRTPRGRIATEIAYQHLGISYEKEV, encoded by the coding sequence ATGGATGAACGAATTATTTCAAGTGAAACGGTAGACTCAGAAGAAGTATCTTTTGAAACTAGTTTGCGGCCACAGACCCTTTCACAATATATCGGGCAAGATAAAGTGAAAAATAATTTAACTGTTTTTATTGAAGCTGCTACACTTCGAAATGAAGCATTAGATCATGTTCTCTTATACGGACCACCAGGACTTGGCAAAACAACCTTGGCGATGGTGATTGCTTCCGAAATGGGTAGTCAAATCAAAACTACAAGTGGGCCAGCAATTGAAAGGCCTGGGGATTTGGCAACCATTTTAACCAGTTTGGAACCAGGTGATGTCTTATTTATTGATGAGATTCATCGATTATCACGAGTAATTGAAGAAGTTTTATACCCGGCAATGGAAGATTATTGTTTGGATATTGTGATTGGAACAGGACCAACAGCACGGTCGGTTCGGCTTGATTTACCGCCATTTACGCTAATTGGTGCAACTACTCGTGCAGGGCTATTATCAGCACCACTTCGGGATAGATTTGGTGTAATTGATCATTTGGAATTTTATACGGAAGAACAATTAACTGAAATCGTCCTTAGAACAGCGAATATTTTAGACACAAAAATAGATGATTTAGGAGCTCGCGAAATTGCCAGACGATCAAGGGGAACCCCACGGATTGCCAATCGTTTATTAAAACGCGTCCGTGATTTCGCTCAAGTCAGAGGAAATGGGACAGTGACAGAAATATTAGCGAAAGAAGCACTTACTTTACTACAAGTTGATCCAAGAGGGTTGGATACCATTGACCAAAAATTACTGCATACAATCATACAATCGTTTAGAGGAGGTCCAGTTGGTCTTGATACTATCGCTGCGAGTATTGGTGAAGAGCGCGAAACTATTGAAGATATGCAAGAGCCGTATCTACTCCAAATCGGTTTTTTACAAAGAACCCCAAGAGGACGTATTGCAACGGAAATCGCCTATCAACATTTAGGAATAAGTTATGAAAAAGAGGTATAA
- the ruvA gene encoding Holliday junction branch migration protein RuvA codes for MYDYIKGIITTITPEYIVVETGQIGYQIITGNPFSFQRLEGTETQVFLYQHVREDNISLFGFQSTEERYLFKKLLSVSGIGPKSALAIIASGDVVPLITAIESEDDVYLTKFPSVGKKTARQIILDLKGKLADVVTSEIVYNAPENDIVSGLVPALEEAVLALEALGYSSRELKKVIPKLVKEENLTSDAYIKLALKLMTK; via the coding sequence TTGTACGATTACATAAAAGGAATTATCACGACGATTACACCAGAATATATTGTTGTCGAAACTGGACAAATTGGTTATCAAATCATTACAGGAAACCCGTTTTCCTTTCAGCGCTTAGAAGGAACAGAGACACAAGTATTTTTATATCAACATGTTCGGGAAGACAATATTTCGCTTTTTGGCTTTCAATCAACAGAAGAACGTTATTTATTTAAAAAATTACTAAGTGTTTCTGGAATTGGGCCTAAGAGCGCGCTTGCTATTATTGCTTCCGGGGATGTGGTGCCTTTAATTACCGCAATTGAGTCAGAAGATGATGTCTATTTGACAAAATTTCCAAGTGTAGGCAAAAAAACAGCACGCCAAATTATTCTTGATTTAAAAGGGAAATTAGCGGATGTGGTAACAAGTGAAATCGTTTATAATGCACCAGAAAATGATATCGTCAGTGGGCTTGTGCCGGCATTAGAAGAAGCGGTTTTAGCTTTAGAAGCACTTGGTTATAGCTCTAGAGAATTAAAAAAAGTAATACCAAAATTAGTTAAAGAAGAAAACTTAACGAGTGATGCCTATATCAAGTTAGCACTCAAATTAATGACAAAATAG
- a CDS encoding L-lactate dehydrogenase, giving the protein MKSRKVMIIGAGNVGSAAAHAFVNQKFIEELILVDLNKERVEGNRKDLADAAAFMPGKMDISVREARDCADVDIAVITVTAGPLKEGQTRLDELKSTSRIVGSIIPEMMKGGFKGIFLIATNPCDIITYQVWKLSGLPRERVLGTGVWLDTTRLRRLLAEKLDIAAQSIDAFILGEHGDSQFPVWSHSSIYGKPVNEYSMEKLGLSLDLKKIGEIARDTGFEIYHQKGCTEYGIAGTIVEICRHIFSGSQRALTVSCILDGEYGQSGLAIGVPAVLSQDGVKEIISLKLNAEEQKAFNHSIEVIKENIQSL; this is encoded by the coding sequence ATGAAATCACGTAAAGTTATGATTATTGGAGCAGGTAATGTAGGTTCAGCCGCCGCACATGCCTTTGTAAATCAAAAATTTATAGAAGAATTAATTCTGGTGGATTTAAATAAAGAGCGTGTCGAAGGAAACAGGAAAGATTTAGCAGATGCAGCAGCGTTTATGCCTGGGAAAATGGATATTTCTGTTCGTGAGGCAAGGGATTGCGCAGATGTAGATATTGCCGTTATCACAGTAACAGCAGGACCACTTAAGGAAGGGCAAACAAGATTGGATGAACTGAAGAGCACTTCCAGAATAGTTGGTAGTATCATTCCTGAAATGATGAAAGGTGGCTTTAAAGGGATTTTCCTAATTGCAACGAATCCTTGCGATATTATTACGTATCAAGTATGGAAGCTTTCAGGACTACCAAGAGAGCGAGTGCTTGGAACAGGGGTTTGGCTTGATACAACGAGATTGCGTCGTTTATTAGCAGAGAAGTTGGATATTGCTGCTCAAAGTATTGATGCGTTTATTCTTGGAGAACATGGGGATTCCCAATTTCCAGTTTGGTCACATTCATCCATTTATGGGAAGCCTGTCAATGAATATAGTATGGAAAAACTTGGGCTTTCCCTTGACTTAAAAAAAATTGGTGAGATTGCGCGTGATACCGGTTTCGAAATTTATCATCAAAAAGGCTGTACCGAGTATGGAATTGCTGGAACAATTGTTGAAATCTGTCGTCATATATTCAGCGGTAGTCAGCGCGCCTTAACTGTGTCTTGCATTCTTGACGGTGAATACGGCCAAAGCGGCCTTGCGATTGGTGTGCCAGCTGTTTTGAGTCAAGACGGCGTAAAAGAAATTATCTCTTTAAAGCTAAATGCCGAAGAGCAAAAAGCATTTAATCATTCTATCGAGGTTATTAAAGAAAATATCCAATCGTTATAA
- a CDS encoding YebC/PmpR family DNA-binding transcriptional regulator, producing MSGHSKWNNIQGRKNAQDSKRSKVFQKLAREIFVAAKKGPDPNLNPSLRLVMDKAKAVNMPNDNIKRAIDKAAGNTNGENYDEVTYEGYAPGGIAVLVHTLTDNKNRTSTNVRVAFNKNGGSLGETGSVSYMFDRKGYLVILREDLTVDEEEFMLEAIEAGADDVEVSEDVFEIFTDPGAFSEVKDTLQAAGYTFATAELSMFPTVYNEIAGNNKTQFDKMLEALEEDDDVQEVYTNAEIN from the coding sequence ATGTCAGGACATTCAAAGTGGAATAATATTCAAGGCCGTAAAAATGCACAAGATTCCAAGCGTTCCAAAGTATTTCAGAAGTTAGCGAGAGAAATTTTTGTTGCAGCCAAAAAAGGTCCTGATCCAAATCTGAATCCGTCACTTCGGTTAGTAATGGATAAAGCCAAAGCTGTAAATATGCCAAATGACAATATTAAACGAGCGATTGATAAAGCAGCTGGTAACACAAATGGAGAAAATTACGATGAAGTAACCTATGAAGGTTATGCCCCAGGTGGGATTGCAGTTTTAGTCCATACGCTTACAGATAATAAAAACCGAACAAGTACGAATGTTCGTGTAGCGTTTAATAAAAATGGTGGTAGCTTAGGAGAAACCGGAAGCGTTAGTTATATGTTTGATCGTAAAGGCTACTTAGTGATTTTACGAGAAGACTTAACTGTCGATGAAGAAGAATTTATGCTAGAAGCGATAGAGGCTGGCGCAGATGATGTGGAAGTTAGTGAAGATGTATTTGAAATTTTTACAGATCCTGGAGCCTTTTCCGAAGTGAAAGATACCTTACAAGCCGCTGGATACACCTTTGCAACAGCAGAATTATCGATGTTTCCAACCGTATATAATGAGATTGCGGGAAATAATAAAACACAATTTGATAAAATGTTGGAAGCATTAGAAGAAGATGATGACGTACAAGAAGTTTATACTAATGCAGAAATAAATTAG
- the pheA gene encoding prephenate dehydratase codes for MKIAYLGPAASFTHAAAANAFPKEKMIAKSTIPDCIMSIEKEEVDVAVVPIENTIEGSVNITLDYLFHFSSVPVVAEIVLPIAQHLMVHPAHADSWRSVQKVMSHPQALAQCHTFLQAELYGVEREVTPSTAYAAKWVSNNPSELVAAIAPRMAAAEYGLEIVKEDAQDLELNQTRFFVLSRKPVSILLPKEEEKTSISVILPNNMPGALHKVLSTFAWRDIDLSKIESRPLKTSLGEYFFLIDVLSEGKETLVTNALDEITLLGGTANKLGTYHVHRLQTT; via the coding sequence ATGAAAATTGCTTATTTAGGCCCAGCAGCTTCTTTCACACATGCAGCGGCAGCAAATGCTTTTCCGAAAGAGAAAATGATTGCGAAAAGTACCATTCCAGATTGTATTATGTCCATTGAAAAAGAAGAAGTAGATGTGGCAGTTGTTCCGATTGAAAATACGATTGAGGGAAGTGTCAATATCACGCTGGATTATTTATTTCATTTTTCAAGTGTTCCTGTTGTGGCGGAAATTGTTTTACCAATAGCGCAGCATTTAATGGTTCACCCAGCACATGCTGATTCTTGGAGGTCTGTCCAAAAAGTGATGTCACATCCACAAGCTTTAGCGCAGTGTCATACTTTTTTACAGGCTGAGTTATATGGAGTAGAGCGGGAAGTAACGCCTTCTACTGCTTATGCCGCGAAATGGGTTAGCAATAATCCTAGCGAACTTGTTGCAGCAATTGCACCTCGGATGGCAGCTGCTGAGTATGGACTTGAAATCGTCAAAGAAGATGCGCAAGACTTAGAACTCAATCAAACAAGATTTTTTGTTTTAAGTCGTAAACCAGTATCGATTTTATTACCAAAAGAAGAAGAAAAAACATCTATTTCGGTTATCCTACCTAATAATATGCCGGGTGCGTTACATAAAGTATTATCAACTTTTGCTTGGCGTGATATTGATTTAAGTAAAATTGAATCAAGACCGCTTAAAACTTCTCTTGGTGAATATTTTTTCTTAATCGATGTACTTTCAGAAGGGAAAGAAACACTCGTGACCAATGCACTGGATGAAATTACACTTCTAGGCGGTACGGCTAATAAACTAGGGACATATCATGTTCACCGGTTGCAAACAACGTAA
- the obgE gene encoding GTPase ObgE: MFVDQVKIYVKAGNGGDGMVAFRREKFVPNGGPAGGDGGKGADVVFVVDEGLRTLVDFRFKRIFKAEHGEHGMSKSMHGRGAQDLVVKVPQGTIVKDIDTGEIIADLVAHGQRAVIAKAGRGGRGNKRFATPANPAPELSENGEPGQERNVQLELKVLADVGLVGFPSVGKSTLLSVVSAARPKIAAYHFTTIVPNLGMVDAGDGRSFVMADLPGLIEGASQGVGLGHQFLRHIERTRVIVHVIDMSGSEGRIPFDDYVAINNELEQYNLRLMERPQIIVANKMDMPDAEENLKEFKTKINEDIPVFPISAVTKTGLRELLLAIADKLETTPEFPLNEILEQEDEDTVLYKYVAEEPDFEITREPDGTFVLSGTKIERLFTMTNFERDASISRFARQLRAMGVDEALRKRGAKDGDIVRLLDYEFEFMD, translated from the coding sequence ATGTTTGTAGATCAGGTTAAGATTTATGTGAAAGCTGGTAATGGTGGGGACGGTATGGTGGCATTCCGTCGCGAGAAATTTGTACCAAACGGTGGTCCTGCTGGAGGCGACGGTGGTAAAGGTGCAGACGTTGTGTTTGTTGTTGATGAAGGTTTGCGGACGTTAGTAGATTTTCGTTTTAAACGAATTTTCAAAGCAGAGCATGGTGAGCATGGCATGAGTAAAAGTATGCATGGCCGCGGGGCACAAGATTTAGTCGTGAAGGTACCACAAGGAACGATTGTAAAAGATATTGATACTGGCGAAATAATTGCCGATTTAGTAGCTCATGGTCAGCGTGCGGTTATTGCAAAAGCTGGACGTGGTGGGCGCGGAAATAAACGTTTTGCAACCCCCGCTAACCCTGCTCCTGAACTTTCCGAAAACGGAGAGCCAGGTCAAGAAAGAAATGTGCAATTAGAACTTAAAGTACTAGCAGATGTTGGTTTAGTTGGCTTCCCGAGTGTTGGGAAATCAACGTTATTATCCGTAGTATCGGCAGCAAGACCTAAAATTGCGGCATATCACTTTACAACAATTGTTCCTAATTTAGGAATGGTAGATGCCGGTGATGGTCGTAGTTTTGTTATGGCGGATTTACCAGGACTAATTGAAGGGGCAAGTCAAGGTGTCGGTTTAGGCCATCAATTCTTGCGCCATATCGAAAGAACACGCGTTATTGTCCATGTAATTGACATGTCTGGTTCAGAAGGACGCATACCATTTGATGATTACGTGGCAATTAATAATGAACTAGAACAATATAATTTGCGCTTAATGGAACGTCCGCAAATCATTGTTGCTAACAAAATGGATATGCCCGATGCGGAAGAAAATTTAAAAGAATTTAAAACTAAAATTAATGAAGATATTCCGGTATTCCCAATTTCGGCAGTAACGAAAACGGGGCTACGCGAATTGCTTCTTGCTATTGCAGATAAATTAGAAACAACACCAGAATTTCCACTTAACGAAATTTTGGAACAAGAAGATGAAGATACGGTTCTTTATAAATATGTTGCGGAAGAGCCTGACTTCGAAATTACAAGAGAACCAGATGGCACTTTTGTGTTGAGCGGAACGAAAATCGAACGCTTATTCACGATGACAAACTTTGAAAGAGATGCGTCTATTAGCCGTTTTGCACGTCAACTTCGCGCGATGGGTGTAGATGAAGCCCTTCGAAAACGCGGCGCTAAAGACGGGGATATTGTACGTCTGCTTGATTATGAATTTGAATTTATGGACTAA
- the glpK gene encoding glycerol kinase GlpK, which produces MEKKYILALDQGTTSSRAMIIDEEGEVIGVAQEEFDQIFPKPGWVEHSANEIWASILAVIAGVLLKTNISSKEIAGIGITNQRETTVIWDKESGNPIYNAIVWQSRQTEDICKQLRKDGYEDTIRSKTGLLIDPYFAGTKARWILDHVDGAQERAEKGELLFGTIDTWLVWKLTGGRAHITDYSNASRTLLYNIYDLEWDDELLKMLNIPKAMLPEVRPSSEVYANTVPYHFFGEEVPVAGIAGDQQAALFGQGCFEKGMAKNTYGTGCFLLMNTGEKAVRSENGLLTTLAWGIDGKVEYALEGSIFVAGSAIQWLRDGLRMVRQSSDSENYASRIESTDGVYVVPAFVGLGAPYWDSDVRGAVFGLTRGTEKEQFIRATLESLAYQTRDVLYAMEQDSGIKLKTLRVDGGASANNFLMQFQSDILGVPVERPENKETTVLGAAFLAGLAVGVWKDKSEIKKHWKLDNRFEVEMKEKEREGLYEGWHRAVKAAQAFK; this is translated from the coding sequence ATGGAAAAGAAATACATTTTGGCACTCGATCAAGGAACAACCAGCTCAAGAGCGATGATTATTGATGAAGAAGGAGAAGTAATTGGCGTTGCACAAGAAGAATTTGATCAAATTTTTCCTAAACCAGGTTGGGTAGAACATAGTGCCAATGAAATTTGGGCTTCCATTCTAGCGGTTATTGCTGGTGTGTTATTAAAAACAAACATTTCTTCTAAAGAAATTGCAGGTATTGGTATCACAAACCAACGTGAAACAACGGTTATTTGGGATAAAGAAAGTGGTAATCCAATTTATAATGCGATTGTCTGGCAATCTCGTCAAACAGAAGATATTTGTAAACAGCTTCGAAAAGATGGATATGAAGATACAATTCGTTCTAAAACCGGACTTTTAATTGATCCGTATTTTGCTGGAACAAAAGCACGTTGGATTTTAGATCATGTGGACGGCGCACAAGAACGTGCGGAAAAAGGCGAGTTATTATTTGGAACAATTGATACGTGGCTAGTTTGGAAATTAACCGGTGGGCGTGCTCATATTACAGACTATTCCAATGCTTCCCGTACACTGCTTTATAATATTTACGATTTAGAATGGGATGATGAGCTTCTGAAAATGCTAAATATCCCGAAAGCAATGTTACCAGAAGTTCGCCCATCGTCAGAAGTATACGCAAATACAGTTCCCTACCATTTCTTTGGTGAAGAAGTTCCGGTTGCGGGTATTGCAGGCGATCAACAAGCTGCCTTATTCGGTCAAGGCTGTTTTGAAAAAGGGATGGCGAAAAATACTTATGGAACTGGTTGTTTCTTACTAATGAACACTGGAGAAAAAGCAGTGCGTTCTGAAAACGGATTACTTACAACGCTAGCATGGGGAATTGATGGTAAAGTAGAGTATGCATTAGAAGGTAGTATCTTCGTTGCCGGTTCTGCTATTCAGTGGTTGCGTGATGGTTTACGGATGGTTCGTCAATCAAGCGACTCTGAAAACTATGCTAGTCGCATTGAGTCTACTGACGGCGTTTATGTTGTACCAGCATTTGTTGGTCTCGGCGCACCTTACTGGGATTCCGATGTTCGAGGCGCGGTATTTGGTTTAACTCGTGGTACGGAAAAAGAACAATTCATTCGTGCGACATTAGAATCACTTGCTTATCAAACGAGAGACGTGCTTTATGCAATGGAACAAGATTCCGGAATCAAACTAAAAACATTGCGAGTTGACGGTGGGGCTTCAGCAAATAACTTCCTAATGCAGTTCCAATCAGATATTTTAGGTGTTCCAGTTGAACGTCCGGAAAATAAAGAAACAACAGTACTCGGAGCAGCATTCTTAGCAGGACTTGCTGTAGGTGTTTGGAAAGATAAAAGTGAAATTAAAAAACACTGGAAACTAGATAATCGCTTCGAAGTAGAAATGAAAGAAAAAGAACGTGAAGGCTTATATGAAGGCTGGCATAGAGCTGTCAAAGCAGCACAAGCATTCAAATAA
- a CDS encoding MIP/aquaporin family protein, which translates to MIDTSLATQFLGELIGTAILIILGAGVVAGVSLKKSKAENAGWVVVTLAWGLGVTMGVYVSGYMSMAHLNPAVTVGMALAGVFPWDYVLPYIVAQFIGAFIGATLVWLHYYPHWKQTEDKPTKLGVFATAPAIRHFTSNFFGEALGTFVLVFGLLSLGANSFSDGLNPLVVGALIIAIGMSLGGTTGYAINPARDLGPRIAHFVWPISGKGGSDWGYSWVPVLGPIMGGALGALGYNAIVNGEYGMWLWVFAVLFILILILTAQLDKKKDLA; encoded by the coding sequence ATGATTGACACAAGTTTAGCAACACAGTTTTTAGGTGAATTAATTGGTACAGCAATCCTAATTATTTTAGGTGCGGGCGTTGTAGCAGGCGTATCACTAAAAAAATCAAAAGCAGAGAATGCTGGCTGGGTCGTTGTTACTTTAGCTTGGGGGCTCGGCGTTACAATGGGAGTCTATGTTTCTGGATATATGAGTATGGCACATCTTAATCCTGCTGTAACAGTCGGTATGGCGCTTGCAGGCGTATTCCCATGGGATTATGTCTTGCCGTATATTGTAGCTCAGTTCATTGGAGCGTTTATTGGTGCAACACTTGTATGGCTACATTACTATCCACACTGGAAACAAACGGAAGATAAACCTACTAAATTAGGAGTTTTTGCAACAGCGCCGGCGATTCGCCACTTTACATCAAACTTTTTTGGTGAAGCATTAGGTACTTTTGTCTTAGTTTTTGGTTTACTATCGTTAGGAGCTAATTCTTTCTCAGACGGTTTAAATCCACTTGTTGTTGGTGCGTTAATCATTGCAATTGGTATGTCACTTGGTGGAACAACTGGTTATGCAATTAACCCAGCTCGTGATCTTGGACCAAGAATTGCGCATTTTGTTTGGCCGATTTCAGGTAAAGGTGGATCAGATTGGGGTTACTCATGGGTTCCGGTTCTAGGACCAATCATGGGAGGCGCATTAGGTGCTTTAGGGTATAATGCAATTGTAAATGGTGAATATGGAATGTGGTTGTGGGTATTCGCTGTATTATTTATTTTAATACTTATTTTAACCGCACAACTCGACAAGAAAAAAGATTTAGCATAA
- the rpmA gene encoding 50S ribosomal protein L27, with translation MLKFDIQHFAHKKGGGSTSNGRDSESKRLGAKRADGQFVTGGSILYRQRGTKIYPGTNVGRGGDDTLFAKTDGVVRFERMGRDKKKVSVYPEVQEA, from the coding sequence ATGTTAAAATTTGATATTCAACATTTTGCGCACAAAAAGGGTGGCGGTTCGACTTCTAACGGACGTGACTCTGAATCTAAACGATTAGGTGCAAAACGTGCGGACGGACAATTTGTTACTGGTGGATCTATCCTTTACCGTCAACGTGGTACTAAAATCTATCCAGGAACTAACGTAGGACGTGGCGGCGATGATACTTTATTTGCTAAAACGGATGGCGTTGTACGTTTTGAACGTATGGGACGCGACAAGAAAAAAGTTAGCGTTTATCCTGAAGTGCAAGAAGCTTAA
- a CDS encoding ribosomal-processing cysteine protease Prp produces MIQVDVLREKNQIISFTMSGHADFAEHGSDLVCAGASSIAFGMVNAISEVRDFEPVIEEDEGYLHYSVPADFVGDEVVQILLTGMENQLRSLAYSYPDHIKINSK; encoded by the coding sequence ATGATTCAAGTCGATGTTTTGCGAGAAAAAAATCAAATAATTTCTTTTACGATGAGTGGACATGCCGATTTTGCCGAACATGGTAGTGATTTGGTTTGTGCAGGTGCTTCGTCAATTGCTTTTGGTATGGTGAATGCTATTTCGGAAGTGCGTGACTTTGAACCTGTGATAGAAGAGGATGAGGGTTACCTTCACTATTCTGTACCTGCTGATTTTGTTGGAGATGAAGTGGTTCAAATCTTGCTTACAGGGATGGAAAATCAACTAAGGTCATTAGCGTACAGCTATCCTGATCATATAAAAATTAACTCCAAATAG
- the rplU gene encoding 50S ribosomal protein L21, with translation MYAIIETGGKQIKVEAGQEIYVEKLAGEVGDVVTFDKVLFVGGDSAKVGVPFVEGATVTAKVEKQGRAKKLTVYKYKPKKNYHKKQGHRQPYTKLTIDAINA, from the coding sequence ATGTACGCAATTATTGAAACAGGTGGGAAACAAATCAAAGTAGAAGCAGGCCAAGAAATCTATGTTGAGAAATTAGCAGGTGAAGTTGGTGATGTTGTTACTTTTGACAAAGTTCTATTCGTAGGCGGAGATTCCGCTAAAGTTGGCGTTCCATTCGTGGAAGGAGCAACTGTAACAGCTAAAGTTGAAAAACAAGGCCGTGCGAAAAAATTGACAGTTTATAAATATAAACCGAAAAAGAACTACCACAAAAAACAAGGTCATCGTCAACCTTACACAAAATTAACTATTGATGCAATCAATGCTTAA
- a CDS encoding Rne/Rng family ribonuclease, translating to MKKVVISAAYIEKRIAVLEDGQMIDMEVIRPSDKTQVGDIFYGFIQKIDRKINAAFVDLGNQNKGFIHLKDIPDIYEKTQGAKLPVQIIREGSATKLPLLTAELTFPGDLLVYLYGKEYISISKRIMDKEPLKETIELLLGENEAVIIRSSAEKATKEQLEKALNEAREEYEQVILKSNKRKKPGLLLSAAYGVFASAKQFIQRYQPDEIITDDFEFARVLESNWPDQVTLTKSADLFADLSIKKQIDRLNRPVVHLSNGSSLFIEKTEAMWVIDVNSGRYKSSTEKEKTVEFVNQKAVPEILKQIRLRNMSGMILVDFIGGMSERGYTELYEALERQTREEYTTTQVAALSQSGLLQLTRRKKQQSFLEATTIPCPICYGTGHVASKETLAYQLERELTGIMQGEPESVQIITTEDVLDTFLDLNTLNDAPVEWEVADERIPFYQILRVEK from the coding sequence ATGAAAAAAGTAGTAATTAGTGCAGCTTATATAGAAAAAAGAATAGCGGTCCTTGAAGATGGGCAAATGATTGATATGGAAGTTATTAGGCCATCTGATAAAACCCAAGTGGGTGACATTTTTTATGGTTTTATTCAAAAAATCGACCGGAAAATAAATGCTGCTTTTGTTGACTTAGGCAATCAAAATAAGGGTTTTATCCATTTGAAGGATATTCCAGATATTTACGAGAAAACACAAGGTGCCAAACTGCCTGTTCAAATTATTCGCGAAGGCAGTGCGACTAAACTTCCACTTTTAACCGCTGAACTAACATTTCCAGGAGACTTACTTGTTTATTTATATGGAAAAGAATATATCTCTATTTCAAAAAGAATTATGGATAAAGAGCCTTTGAAAGAAACAATCGAATTGCTTTTAGGAGAAAATGAAGCTGTGATAATCCGCTCAAGTGCCGAAAAAGCCACGAAAGAACAGTTGGAAAAAGCGCTAAATGAAGCTAGAGAAGAATACGAGCAAGTAATTCTAAAAAGTAATAAACGAAAAAAACCAGGGTTACTTTTATCTGCAGCTTATGGGGTGTTTGCTAGTGCTAAACAATTTATTCAACGTTATCAACCAGATGAAATTATTACGGATGATTTTGAGTTTGCGAGAGTGCTTGAGTCGAATTGGCCAGATCAAGTAACTCTAACGAAAAGTGCAGACTTATTTGCTGATTTAAGTATAAAAAAACAAATCGATCGTCTAAATCGTCCTGTAGTTCATCTTTCGAATGGTTCTTCTTTATTTATTGAGAAAACAGAGGCGATGTGGGTGATAGATGTTAACTCTGGCCGCTATAAAAGTTCTACAGAAAAAGAAAAAACGGTAGAGTTTGTTAATCAAAAAGCAGTTCCAGAAATACTTAAACAAATTCGCCTTCGTAATATGAGTGGCATGATTTTAGTAGATTTTATCGGCGGGATGTCAGAAAGAGGCTACACAGAACTCTATGAGGCGCTAGAACGGCAAACACGAGAAGAATATACTACAACCCAAGTTGCGGCGCTTTCGCAGTCAGGGCTTCTTCAGCTAACCAGACGAAAGAAACAACAGTCATTTCTAGAAGCTACAACGATTCCTTGTCCGATTTGCTACGGAACAGGTCATGTAGCGTCTAAAGAGACACTTGCATACCAATTAGAAAGAGAACTTACAGGGATTATGCAAGGGGAGCCAGAAAGTGTCCAAATCATTACAACAGAAGATGTATTAGATACTTTTCTAGATTTAAACACCTTAAATGATGCTCCTGTCGAGTGGGAAGTAGCAGATGAGCGGATACCGTTCTATCAAATTTTACGTGTAGAGAAGTAA